A window of Gorilla gorilla gorilla isolate KB3781 chromosome 5, NHGRI_mGorGor1-v2.1_pri, whole genome shotgun sequence genomic DNA:
TGGCAGTTAGTTCGTAAGAAACCTTATAGCCTCCACCTATGTTTCTTAGAACATTCCAACTTGGGATGTTCCCTCTTGGAAGCCAGCCACCGTGTAAGAAACGTGTTTACCCTGAACCACTCTACATGAGTAGCCCAAACACACAGAGATGCCCTGCGTAGGTGCTCTGGTCAAAACCCCAGCCCAACTCTCATTTAAACAGCCAGTTTCATCTGCCAGATGTCACAGTGCACAAGCCATCTCGGGTAGCCCAGAGGAGAATTCCAATGACTACAGACCAGCTGTCACCTGACTGCAACTACATAAAAGACTTCAAAGGAGAACTACCCAGCAGAGTCCTATTCACTCACAAAATtgtgagaaagaataaaaatttgcTGTTGTATGCCACAAAGTTTGTTATACAACAATAGACAATAGATTTAAAACTgggaagcaaatgaaaataatatacttAAATTGTTTTTGTGCCATTAGGCATGTAAAATGTACATGTTCCTTTTATCATGCCAGTTGTCTTGTTGAATTCATTTCTAACCTGAATTTTAGGCAAAACAAAACTTAGTAAATATGTTTGTTCTGGCTTGGAATATACTTCATTAACTGTAATTCTTAAGAAACTTGAATGGTCTCATGGATGAATGTTATACTTCCCTAAGATAATCAAGTTGTTTGAATCTCAATCTTACTGATATTTTGTGCAAGCTACAATTTTTCTTGCTACACTAGGGTGTTCATCAGTTTTATGGTCTTTTTCATTTGTTGTCTTATAAAAGAGAAGTAAGCTTTTTGTCTCTGCTCAAGTGCATTCAGGATACCaaaatttgctttttgttgtgAATTGCTTTTGAGTTTGGGTGAAGTTGTCACATTTGTGTGTAGcagtggaaaattattttaacataaattaaaataacacattGAATTATTTCCTCCattgaaatattctttattatgTAGCAAgtcatattagtctgttctcacgctactaataaagacatacccaagactgggtaatttataaaggaaagaggtctaattgactcacagttcagcatggctgggaggtctcggaaaacttacaatcacggcagaaggggaagcaaacacgtcgtTCTCCACATGGCGGCAGGAAAAGAAGTATGAGAgatgagcaaagggggaagccccttataaaaccatcagatctcatgagaacttactcagtatcacgagaacagcatggggacaaccatctccatgattcagttacctcccaccagctccctcccacaatatgtggggattatgggaactacaattcaagatgaggtttgagtggggacacagccaaaccatatcacaagtgAATTCCTACAAGATTGTGGTCAAGCTGTACATGATCTGCAAATCTTTCCCAAAGCCTCTATTTTAGTCCCTTctttttatatatgagaaaatttAAGACTAGAGAGTTTAAGTGACTTTTTCATCATCACACACAGTGAGATAACAGCATAACCAATCCTAAACTTCGTTGTTGAACATCCAATCCAGTGTTCTTTCCACTGCATTCATTGCTTCTGATAAAGGTATAACAGTATGATGTTAGACTCTTATTTCATACTAATTAAttcttcagtaaaaaaaaaatcctttttaaaatttatgggcTGGAAGGATGGTGGCTAATATCTTCGGTTATAGAAGTAAACAAGCCCTGGTTTGATTCCCTAGCATTGgtccttactagctgtgtgactttgggcaaggttTGTAGCCCTTAAGgatgagtttcctcatctgtaaaatgtgctTGATCCATAATATCCACCTCAAAGGATTGCTGTTACTATCAAATGAGGTAATGCAAATAAAGCCAATAGCACAGTGTTTGGCATGCAATAAAAGCCTAATAATTGCGACTGATAATACTCTGTAATTGTTGATAGACTGATTTTATTACTATAttactatattttcatttttattttattatttggaacTACAACTCAAGTGTATATAGTTCTCtgattgaaatattattttactagTATCATCtttaaagtgagaaaataaattaataatttacctAGCTCCTGAGATGTGAAATCATGTTACTTCAATATTATCATGGAGAGGATCAAGCTTCTATTAATTTCAGGAAACTAGAGTACAAAACATatatatggctgggcgtggtggctcatgtctgtaattctagcactttgggaggccaaggcgggcagatcacctgaggtcagtagttcgacatcaggctggccaacatggtgaaaccccatctgtactaaaaataccaaaaaaaaattagctgggtgtggtggtgggcgcctgtaatcccagcaacacgggaggctgaggcaggacaatctcttgaacccaggagacggaagttgcagtgaggtaagatcgtgccattgcactccagcctgggcaacagagcaagactccatctcaaaaataataaaataaaataaaataaaacatatatacatatgcaaataGACATTGTACAGCAATACTGTTATGAACAGcattttgttatttccttttttttaattgaaaaggaTGATTGCAAGAGAATTCTTTGGAGTGAGAAGATTTTGCTGTGAGAAAGGAGAAGATTAGTCAGGAAAGTCTGTCTGAAGAAGGAAGTTTCCCAAGGAAACTTCTAACTCGAGGGCATAGGAGAGCCGAAGCAGTGTGCCTCACCTTCAACTGTGTATCTCCAGGTTTTCCTCTCATTCTTTAACTTGCTCCTGTATTTTAGGTTGCTGTTTGTGTTTGTCTACAGCTCAATTTATATTTGAAGTTGCTTAGGAAAAATGACACTGACTTTACTTGATACTTCATTGCACGAGGATCACAGAAGTCACATGCATTTGTCTTTGTGCAGCTCCAGGAACACAGCAGTGGACTGTGAGAAGAGCTGGTATTTCTCATACTCCTTCAAATTGTGTATCTAAAACATACACATTACTCATCACTTCAAAAATTAtcatgcaaaaaataaatgagatatgtatagatatatagtggtttgtttttgtttttgtttttgatttagacggagtcttgctctgttgccgggctggagtaaagtggcacgatctcggctcactgcaacctctgcctcctaggttcaagcgattctcctgcctcagcctcccaagtatttgggatttcaggcacgtgccaccacacccagctaatttttgtatttttagtaaagatgggttttcgccatgtttgccaggatggtctcaatctcttgacctcatgatatgcccacttcagcatcccaaagtgctggggttacaagcgtgagccactgtgcccagctacatacttacatgtatataaatgtgtgtacacatatatacacacacatatacatatatatgtacatatatacacacacatatacatatatatgtacatatatacacacatacatatatgtacatatatacacacatacatatatatgtacatatatacacacatacgtatatatgtacatatatacacacatatatgtatatacacacacatacatatatatgtatatacacacacgtatgtatatacacacatatgtatatacacacacatacatatatgtatatgcacgcATATACACGTGTACGTATATGCACGCATATACACGTGTACGTATATGCACGCATATACACCTGTACGTATATGCACGCATATACACCTGTACGTATATGCACGCATATACACCTGTACGTATATGCACGCATATACACCTGTacgtatatgcacacacatacacgtgtatgtatatgcacgcatatacgtgtatgtatatgcacacacatacatatatgtatatacacatatacacatatacacacatgtacatatatgtgtacgcatacacatatgcacatatacacacacgtacacatatacacatgcacacatatgtacacacgcacacatatgtacatatatgtacacacatgtaccTTATGCCCATATGCGCGTGCATGTacacatatgcgtgcatgtgcatatatgtacgtatatgtgcatatgtacgtatatgtacgtatatgcgcacatgtacatatatgtacatgtatgcacatatgtacatgtatgtgtgtatgtatcacgtacatacacatatacatgtatacacatgtacatatatacatgtacacacatgtacatatatacacgtatacacatgtacatatatacacgtatacacatgtacatatatacacgtatgtacatgtacatatatacacgtatgtacatatacacgcatatacacatatatgtacatatgtacacgcatatacacatatatgtacatatatacacgcatatacacatatatgtacatatatacacgcatatacatatatgtacatatatacacgcatacacatatatgtacatatatacacgcatatacatatatgtacatatatacacgcatatacatatatgtacatatatacacgcatatacatatataggtctTTATAGTCATCAATTTCTGTTTCTCTAGTAACAAGAATATtaaagagaaatggaaagtttAGGCTATTCGATATTCAGTATAACCAGATGAGAATGAACTGTTGTGTTACTGTTTAAACTAATTTTGGCTAGAACAAGTAAAGCCTTACTCTTTCTAGAGCATAATGCAATTAACGATATTGAATTTCTTGTTTAATTTACCTCAAGTACTTTCTTTCGTCCAAGGACTTATGCTTCAGACAGTCAGGAGTCATACATAGCACAGAACATTGTTGTGGGAGGTTCAGATAATTAATAGAGTCTACATTTACAGTTTGTTCAAATACTGTACTTGAATTATGCTAGCCACACATCAGAAAGTTCCCAAATAAACCCCCAAATAaatcataataaaacaaaatatataatattctttctTGTAAAACGTTAGTTTGGAGAAAGTTTTCAGCTGAGAATCACTTTTCACTTTTCACTTTTAAGttggaaaataaattagaataatgCTAGATTAATGCCAACGATTTCTCATGGAGAAACTTAAGAGTGAGTTAATTGTTGTATTTCTCCGAATGTATGGCTGTTATTATTAACAGATGTCTTCATCTTAACATTTTGTCTCATTCAGCCTAAAACTGGGTTAATTCTGTTTTCATtgtgaattattttaaacatattcataaaaacaaaactcaagaaaTTCTCTGGCATCGTCTCTCATGGGTTTGGATACTTCTTTTGTCCCTGTATCAGATGCTTTTAGGTGAGCATTATCAGAGATGCACATTTGGTTTATGACACCCATGTCAGTGTAAATGGTGCATTTCTTATATCTGGTAGATATGGAGAGACAATTTGTTTCCATTGTTACTCACTTTATTCTACAGCCCCTGTCAAGTTCGCTGAGTATTTTGCTGATAAAAAAGAACAGAcgttgtgcctgtaatcccagcactttgggaggccgaagagagtggatcacttgaggccaggagttcgagaccaccctggacaacatggtgaaatcccatctctaccaaagtacaaaaattagccgggcgtggtgtgtgtgcctgtaatcccagctactcttgaggctgaggcaggagaatcgcctgaacccaggaggcagaggttgcggtgagctgagatcgtgccattgcactccagtgtgggcaacagagcaagactccatctcaaacaaaaacaaaaacaaaaacaaaaacaaaaaacagacattgGCATTAcaataaaattctgaaatttcCATTTCATGGGCAAAAGTAGTAAAATATAGATCAAACAAGTagataaatgtattatttacacAACAATGTTTAGTAGGGATATCAAAGTATTTCTTATTAATACTCCACAAAATTTTCAAGACATACCTATAGCTGAAGTAACAAATACTGATTTTTGTCTCTGAAGTTTTGTTGGGGGGTTTTAGCCCTTAGCCTGATGCTATCCAGTGAGGGACATTATTTAGCAGCTGCGTGATTTATTGCTGGTTGCATTTGGAAATGTTGTTGATTGCCATTGTCACATGATCTCTATTAGGAAGCCATAGTCCGTTCT
This region includes:
- the LOC134758661 gene encoding putative uncharacterized protein FLJ46204 — protein: THIHIYVHIYTHTYICTYIHTYMYIHTHTYICIYTHVCIYTHMYIHTHTYMYTYIYVYTHIHIYTHVHICVRIHICTYTHYTRMYIYTHIHIYVHMYTHIHIYVHIYTHIHIYVHIYTHIHI